GGGGTCTAATACAACTTTTTCAGGTTCTGAATCTACAGTAATATAAAATGTATTTGCTTTTTCATTTACTTGTAAGGTTTTTATAAGTGGTTTTTGCTTTTCGTTATGGTAAACAGCTATTTCTAATGGCATTTTAAAAAGACTACCGTCGTTTTGAACTTGATTAAGGCGTATTTTAACCTCTTTTTTCTTTACATCATATTTCCAATCACCTTCATATTTTAAAGTGCCCGGTTTGTATAACCATTGCTCAAAAAATTGAGATAAGTCTTGTCCTGAAACAATTTCCATTTCTCTTATAAAATCTGCAACGGTAGCATTTAAGTCTTTATACTTTTTGTAATACGCTCTTATTCCTTTCCAAAATAATTCTGTTCCTATCTTACCTCGTAGCATGTGTAAAATCCAACTCCCTTTTTGATAGGTTTGAGAACTCGTTACATCTTTCATGTCCTTTAAATTATCATGAATAATAGTATATTTTGGATTCTTTTTATAAAAGTCATCTACTCTTTTTTTACTATCAATTAGACCATTTGTAAAGGCGTCTCTACCATATTCATGCTCTATAAAGAGTAACGTGAAATAAGTTGCAAAACCTTCGCTAAGCCAAACTTCATCCCAGTCATATTCAGTAACCGCATTTCCAAACCATTGATGTGCAATTTCATGTATAACTACATTTCGCCATCGTTCATTTCGATCTCCTTTAACGGATTTTTCACTATATAAAATTGCGGATGCCGCTTCCATGCCGCCGCTTACGCTGTTTGATTGAATATTAGCCAATCTTTCGTAAGAAAAAGGACCAATATAGGAGCTGTAAAATTCTAATACTTTTTTTGTGGGTTCAGCAAAATCATAAAATCCCGCTTCACGGTCTTGAGGATACACCCATGTTTCAATAGATTTTCCCTCAAATTTATCGACATATTTGACAGCAAACTTGGCTACTCCAAGAACATATAACCAAGAAGCAATTGGAACTGATTGTTTCCAATGCGTAAGACGCATACCGTTTTCTAAATCGGTTTCTTCTATTTTTAATCCGTTAGAAACTACTTGATAATGATTGGGAGCCGTTACTATAAATTCACATTTTGATTTGTCATACGGATGATCCACCATAGCTAGCCAGTTGCGACCTTTATTTGGCCAGTTATCACTAAAAAATGTTCGGTCTCCATACTTGTTATCCGCTATTTTAAGTCCTGTGGCAGGAATACCTTTATAAGAAACGGTATACTGACTGGTTTGATTTTTGTACGATTTTTCTGGAAGCTCAATTAAAATTTCGTCATTTTCATGGCTGTATATAATTTCTTTTCCATCCGAAATAATGCTGCTTACTGTCATACCTTTATTCTCTAATTTGGTTGAGGTGTTTATTAAGTCGAGTCGAAGATATGCTACACCATCAGCAAGGTAGTTTACGTCAATAGTAACTACACAAATGATTTCGTCAGTAGTATCAGACAGTTTAATGTTAAATGCATAATTGGTAATATCAATTTTAGGATTTTTAGGGTAGTTGTCGGTAAAAGCAAAAAGTGATGAGTTTATAATTGATATTGCATATACACAAAGTACACCTACAATTCTTAGTATAGATTTTTTCATATTTAAAGGTCTTCTAATGGTTGTTGACGTTAGGTCTATTCTTTTAATGGCAATACTGTTGCAGGTCTAAATTCGGTCAGCCCTTTTCCTTTAATAGTTTTTTCAACATCGCTTATGCTTGAAGGAACAAAACCACTCATGTTTTCAACACCTGTTTCAGTAACTACGGCAACATCTTCAATTCTAATATACAATCGTTCGTCTCGTAACCAAATCATAGGGTCTATAGTAAAAACCATACCTGGTTTAAGTTCAACGCCTCTTACTCTGCTTACATCATGAACAGCCATACCAACAGGGTGTTGAAAATGACCACGAAATACAAGTCCTTCTTGCACAGCTTTTAAATGAGAAGGCTTCACGAATTTTTTACCCACAATGTATTTCTTCATATCTTCAGCGGCTTTTTTCAGTACTTCATTACTAGTGATTCCTGGTTTTATGTATTTGAAAAGAGCGTCACGGTAAGCTACAATAAATTCGTATAAAGCTGTTTGAGATTTGTTAAATTTACCATTTACAGGCCAAATTCTGGTTACATCACTGGTGTAATACCGATAGTCAGGTGCATAATCCATTAGGACTAAATCACCATCATTAAGTACATCTTTCTTGTGAAAGTAGTGACCAAAATAAGCATTGGTACCACCTCCAATAATTGACGCATAACCATCACCTCGAGCTCCATTTAAGTAATAAATATATTTTGCGGCGGCATCTAGTTGGTATTCGTAAATACCTGGTTTTGTAGATTTCATGGCTTCAATAATACCAAGTCCAGCTATTTGGGTTGCTTTTCTAATAAGGTCAATTTCTTTAGGACTTTTAATGAGTCGCATAGCATCTAAAATAGGAGAAAGGTCGCGTATTTCAACTTGTGGAAAACGTTCTTTTATTTTTTGCGTAAATCTAGCTTCTCGCGATGGTTGAGCATCCCACGGATCAGAAGCGGTTCTAGCTTGGGCATATAAAATCTCATCACGACTATCATTGCCTATTTCAGCAGGACTTAAGGGTGTGTATAATACCAATCCAGGTGGTTTAATTAACCCGGTACTAACAATATCACTTGATAAAAATTCGAGTCCACGAACCTTATCTACACCAGTTAATTCTTTAACCAATTCTGCATCTTCAGCAGACAGTACTTTTCCTTCCCCTTTTTCTCTACCTTCATCTCTATGTGGTAAATAAAGGGTTGATGTTTTATGCTTTCCATTAAGCAATAAATAGGCATGAGCAGTTTCTAATCCGCTTAAATAATAAAACGTATTAGATTGTCTGTAAACGCTAAATCCGGGAACACCAGCAGAGCCTTGTATTAAAGCAAAAGCATTGTTTCCAATTTTGGTAAATATTTGAGTTCTTCTTTTATTAAAATCTTCAGGAGAAAAGTCTGTTTGATAATGATGTTTTTCTTGTGCTACTACAAAGATTGTTAGAAATAATAAAATGGTTAAAACTGTCGATTTAAAATTTGTCATAAATAAAAATGTTGTTTTAATTAAAGGAAATAATTATTTGATTTACTGCAATCTACAAAATTTAACATTTATAATTTAACAAAAATTGAATTATACTGTTGATATTCAGACTTTATATGCTTTATTAACCTAAGTTATTTTAGTATATTTACAGGTATGATTAAAGATATAAAATTAGCAGTACTTATAGACGGTGATAATATTCCGTCAAAGTACATAAAGGAGATGATGGAAGAGATTACCAAGTACGGAACTCCTACAATTAAACGTATTTATGGAGATTGGACGAAACCACATTTGAACAAATGGAAAAATGTCCTATTGGAAAATGCTATTAATCCAATACAACAATACGGATATACCACAGGAAAAAATGCCACAGATTCAGCCATGATTATTGATGCGATGGATATATTATATTCCAAAAACATTGATGGTTTTTGTTTGGTCTCTTCGGATAGTGATTTTACAAAGTTGGCAACACGCTTAAGAGAATCTGGAATGCAAGTTATTGGTATTGGAGAAAAGAAAACGCCAGATCCGTTTATTGTAGCCTGTGATAAATTTATTTATTTAGAAATTTTAGAAACGTTTACGGAGCAGCAAGATGGTAAACCAGAAGTAAAGAAGCCAAGTTTAGATAAAATAACACCAAAAACAATTCGCTTGTTAAAACAGTCTGTTTCAGATGCTGCCGATGATGATGGTTGGGCATTTTTAGGGGATGTAGGCTCACTAATTATTAAAAAACAACCTAATTTTGATGCTCGTAATTTTGGTTTTGATAAGTTAACACCATTATTCAAGTCGCTTACGCAATTTGAAATTGAACAACGTGATCAAGGTAATAAAAGATTTAAATTGATTTATGTGAAGAATAAGTAGAACTATTAAAAAGTTAAAAGCCTTCAAGTAAAAGAATTAACACTACTGCTGTCTGGTTGAGCGGAGTCGAAACCTACTTTTGTTTTAACGAAGTAGCTCTCTCCTAAATTAGTCGTGATTCTCGAACTGAAAAAACCTTAAAAAATGCTATAGTCGTTGGTTGAGTGACGCTGTAAAGGTGTTTTCTTATAGTGCAATTTGTGTGTGTTGTCTCAAAATTTACTACTAGTTAAATTATAGTTTTTTGTAAAACCCAAAGCGTGACAATTAATTTAAAAAAAAGAGAAGTATCGTCCCGCATTGCGAAACGATACATCTTTTTTAGTTATGCCCAACTACACATCCGCATCCGGGTTGCGTAAAACTTTGAGCTTCTTCGTGCCAAGGAAAAGCTTGGTTGTAATTATTGTTTTCCCAATAGAATTTAGTCCTATTTTTTATGGTATTCCCAATTTCGTTCATGGTTTCAGTATCATATAATCTACCATTTACCATAGTATATTTTACACTATTTGAATTTTGGATGTCATCTAGAGGGTTTTTATCTAAGACAATTAAATCTGCGAGTTTACCTACTTTTAAAGAACCAACATCATTACCTATACCTAAATATTCAGCTCCATTAATAGTTGCTGCTTGTAAGGCTTCATGGTTGGTCATACCTCCCTGTTGTAACATCCATAACTCCCAATGAGCACCTAAGCCTTGTAACTGTCCGTGAGCACCTAAATTTACTTTAACTCCAGCGTCAGAAAGTGCTTTAGCTGTTTTTGAAGTTAATATATGTCCATTTTCATATTCTTCCATAGGCACCATTGTTCTATGTCTAGATCGGGCATCAACAATACTTCTAGGGGTATATTTTAATAATTTTTCATTCTCCCATACATTGGTGGTTTGGTACCAATAATACTCACCACTCATACCTGCGTAATTTACAATAAGAGTAGGTGTATACCCTGTGTTACTATTACTCCAAAGAGTTATGACATCTTTATAAACTGGGGCAATTGGAATGTTATGCTCTATACCTGTATGTCCATCCATAATCATGGTCATATTATGATAAAACGTAGAGCCACCTTCTGGAACCACAAAAATACCCTCTTCACGTGCTGCTTGTAAAATTTGTTGACGTTGTTCACGTCGTGGTTGGTTATAACTCTTCACAGATAGAGCACCAAAAGCTTTGGTTCTTCGAATAGAAGATCGTGCATCATCTAAGCTATTAACAACGGCTTTAAAATCGCCATCAGCACCGTATAAAATAAATCCAGTAGAGTAGAGGCGAGGCCCTACCATCTCACCGCTTTTAATCATTTCGGCCAATGTAAATACAGTTTCTGTGTTTGCCGAAGGATCATGAGAAGTTGTTACCCCGTGAGCTAAATTGGCATAGAATTGCCAATGTTTTTGAGCATTTAGACCATATCTGAATCCGCCGATGTGTGCGTGAGCATCAACCATCCCCGGCATAATTGTTTTACCGGCAACATCATAAACTCTAGTGTCCGAGTCTATGGTTATGTCTGACGTTTTACCAATAGCGGTGATCTTATTTTTTTCAATTACTATGGTTCCATCCTCAATAACCTCACTACCTTCCATGGTAATAATTCTTGCATTCGTAAATGCTATTTTACCCATAGGGGTATCCATTTTAGCCACTAAGTTTATTTTGAGTCCCTTATCGTTAGGTGGAGCGATGCTATCAGGTGAGTTTTTAAGAAATGTAAATCGCTCATTAATTCTATTGCTATAGTATTCTTCACCTAAGGTAAAGTGTACCGTTTTACTATCATCAGACCAATGTAAGTTCGTACCTGCATCTTTTGAAATTTGAGAAACAGGAACTGCTTTCGTTTTATTATCTAAATCTAATGTTTGACCGGTTGTTGGCATCGGTGCCAAGTATACGTTGTGTAGATTACTGAACGCAAGCCATTTGTTATCTGGGCTTGGTACTAGTCTGTTTGCATATTTAGAGGTGATTAATGTTTTTTCTTGTTGTCCATTTAAATCAACACTTTTTAAGGATTTTGTTAAGTTACCAAAATAAGTTCCTCCTGTTTGATAGATAATATGTTGATTTGATGACGAAAATTTTGGATATTCACCACTTACTTTTAGCCATTTATTGTCGGAACCATCTTTGTTTACAGTGTAAATACCGGATTTTTTCGAATACGTTCTCCCTTGCTCATTATTACCTCCTTCTTTCACATAGACAATTTTGTTGCCATCATTACTGAAAGAAGGCATTCTATAAATTCCTTTTTCAATAGTTATTTTAGTTGATTTACCTCCTTTGGATGATACTGTATAAATGGCACCGAAATTTTCATCGTTCCAAGTTACATACACTATTTCTTTTCCGTTTGGAGAAAATTGAGGTTCAGCTTCAATGTCATTTCCTTTCGTTAATCGCTTTGGTGTGCCATTTGGTAATTTTTTAGTGTAGATATGTCCCAGAGCATTAAAAGCTATTGATTTTCCGTCAGGAGAAGTCACTGTGTTTCTAATTGCTTTTGCTGTAAAACTATCTGTAAATGCAGGATTATCAAACTCCACTGCTTTCGCAATTTTGATAGTGGCTTCTGCTTCAAAAGGAATGTTGCTTACTGCTAAGGTTTCAATGTTTAGTTTATTGATTTTACCACCTGACCAAAATACCAATTCGTTATTGTTAGGCATCCAACTAAAGCGAGTGTACACTCCAAATACTGCCCAAGCCTCTTGCTGGTCTTTGTTTAAGTTGTCGTACACAGGAAATTCTTCTCCTGTTTCTAAATTATGAATATAGAGTACTGTTTTTGTTCTAACGCGTTTTACAAACGCTAATTTTTTACCATCTGGTGATATTTGAGGACGTGCAGCTCCACCCGGTCCACCTGTTATTGTTTCTATACTGCCATCTTCAAAGCTGTATCTCTTTATGACATAAATCTGACTGTTCGGATCTTTGTTATAATTAAATGCTCCGCCGGGATATACATCTTCGCTATAATATAAATACTTTCCATCAGGTGATACTGTGGGCTCGTTTACATCTTGTTGGTCATTTTTTCTTTTTGTCAATTGAGTTCCAGAACCTCCAGTTATATGATACATCCACATTTCTCCTGCCCCTAAAGATCTGCCAGAAGTAAAATGTTTTCTAGCGATAATAAAATCACCATCAGGCATCCAAGTAGCATTATTCAACAATCTAAAGCTTTCTTTTGTGATTTGTTTGGCATCCGAACCATCTGTGTTCATTGTCCAAATATTATCACCACCACCAGCATCACTTGTAAATAGAATCTTTTTACCATCTGGACTGAACTGTGGTTGTATTTCAAAAGCCAGACCTTGTCTTAGCAGTGTCGATTTTCCACCAGTTATTGGCATTTTATAAATATCACCTAATAGGTCAAAAACAATCGTTTTTCCGTCAGGACTCACATCTACATTCATCCAAGTGCCTTCATCTGTATTCAATTTAACTTCTTTAAAATTCCAATCGCCTTCGGGATTTGAAACATCCCATTTTTTGGACTTTTCATCTTGAGCAGTGAGATTGAGTGAAAGAAAAATAACAACAAAAAAGAGTAGGTTGATTTTAGACATTTTGAAAATTTAAGTTAGATATGCGAATATAATTATAATACTTGATATTGAAGAAATGAGGTAAAAAGAGTATACGAATTGATAATAGCGTTGTGTTAAAAAGTTATTTAGGAAATAAAAGTGAGAAGATTAGAGATGGGCAGTCATTTTGCCAATATTAACTTTCTCTACGTTGGTAAAGCTAATTTCTCTAACATGTACCATATCTCCCCATAGGTATTTATTGCCTTTAAGACTGTTTGTAGATTTCATTCTTTTTTTTAATCTACTGATTTCAATTTCAGAGGCTTCTCTTTTTGTGCCAAGCTTGCCATATAATTTAAGTGCAGGATAGTTATTAAATTTCAACTTGTATAATGATTTTAACCAAAACCATTTATTACTATTTACGGCCAAAACACAAATATTATTGTTCGATTTTGCATTTTCTGGTAGTTTTGATATGTATTTTTCAAAATAAAATCCTGTTTGATCACCATTTAAAAATAGAGTTCCAACAGGAGTAACTGTGGGAAGGTTA
The nucleotide sequence above comes from Aureibaculum algae. Encoded proteins:
- a CDS encoding M1 family metallopeptidase; the encoded protein is MKKSILRIVGVLCVYAISIINSSLFAFTDNYPKNPKIDITNYAFNIKLSDTTDEIICVVTIDVNYLADGVAYLRLDLINTSTKLENKGMTVSSIISDGKEIIYSHENDEILIELPEKSYKNQTSQYTVSYKGIPATGLKIADNKYGDRTFFSDNWPNKGRNWLAMVDHPYDKSKCEFIVTAPNHYQVVSNGLKIEETDLENGMRLTHWKQSVPIASWLYVLGVAKFAVKYVDKFEGKSIETWVYPQDREAGFYDFAEPTKKVLEFYSSYIGPFSYERLANIQSNSVSGGMEAASAILYSEKSVKGDRNERWRNVVIHEIAHQWFGNAVTEYDWDEVWLSEGFATYFTLLFIEHEYGRDAFTNGLIDSKKRVDDFYKKNPKYTIIHDNLKDMKDVTSSQTYQKGSWILHMLRGKIGTELFWKGIRAYYKKYKDLNATVADFIREMEIVSGQDLSQFFEQWLYKPGTLKYEGDWKYDVKKKEVKIRLNQVQNDGSLFKMPLEIAVYHNEKQKPLIKTLQVNEKANTFYITVDSEPEKVVLDPNMWILMDSEFRKVK
- a CDS encoding M24 family metallopeptidase, which codes for MTNFKSTVLTILLFLTIFVVAQEKHHYQTDFSPEDFNKRRTQIFTKIGNNAFALIQGSAGVPGFSVYRQSNTFYYLSGLETAHAYLLLNGKHKTSTLYLPHRDEGREKGEGKVLSAEDAELVKELTGVDKVRGLEFLSSDIVSTGLIKPPGLVLYTPLSPAEIGNDSRDEILYAQARTASDPWDAQPSREARFTQKIKERFPQVEIRDLSPILDAMRLIKSPKEIDLIRKATQIAGLGIIEAMKSTKPGIYEYQLDAAAKYIYYLNGARGDGYASIIGGGTNAYFGHYFHKKDVLNDGDLVLMDYAPDYRYYTSDVTRIWPVNGKFNKSQTALYEFIVAYRDALFKYIKPGITSNEVLKKAAEDMKKYIVGKKFVKPSHLKAVQEGLVFRGHFQHPVGMAVHDVSRVRGVELKPGMVFTIDPMIWLRDERLYIRIEDVAVVTETGVENMSGFVPSSISDVEKTIKGKGLTEFRPATVLPLKE
- a CDS encoding NYN domain-containing protein, which produces MIKDIKLAVLIDGDNIPSKYIKEMMEEITKYGTPTIKRIYGDWTKPHLNKWKNVLLENAINPIQQYGYTTGKNATDSAMIIDAMDILYSKNIDGFCLVSSDSDFTKLATRLRESGMQVIGIGEKKTPDPFIVACDKFIYLEILETFTEQQDGKPEVKKPSLDKITPKTIRLLKQSVSDAADDDGWAFLGDVGSLIIKKQPNFDARNFGFDKLTPLFKSLTQFEIEQRDQGNKRFKLIYVKNK
- a CDS encoding amidohydrolase family protein → MSKINLLFFVVIFLSLNLTAQDEKSKKWDVSNPEGDWNFKEVKLNTDEGTWMNVDVSPDGKTIVFDLLGDIYKMPITGGKSTLLRQGLAFEIQPQFSPDGKKILFTSDAGGGDNIWTMNTDGSDAKQITKESFRLLNNATWMPDGDFIIARKHFTSGRSLGAGEMWMYHITGGSGTQLTKRKNDQQDVNEPTVSPDGKYLYYSEDVYPGGAFNYNKDPNSQIYVIKRYSFEDGSIETITGGPGGAARPQISPDGKKLAFVKRVRTKTVLYIHNLETGEEFPVYDNLNKDQQEAWAVFGVYTRFSWMPNNNELVFWSGGKINKLNIETLAVSNIPFEAEATIKIAKAVEFDNPAFTDSFTAKAIRNTVTSPDGKSIAFNALGHIYTKKLPNGTPKRLTKGNDIEAEPQFSPNGKEIVYVTWNDENFGAIYTVSSKGGKSTKITIEKGIYRMPSFSNDGNKIVYVKEGGNNEQGRTYSKKSGIYTVNKDGSDNKWLKVSGEYPKFSSSNQHIIYQTGGTYFGNLTKSLKSVDLNGQQEKTLITSKYANRLVPSPDNKWLAFSNLHNVYLAPMPTTGQTLDLDNKTKAVPVSQISKDAGTNLHWSDDSKTVHFTLGEEYYSNRINERFTFLKNSPDSIAPPNDKGLKINLVAKMDTPMGKIAFTNARIITMEGSEVIEDGTIVIEKNKITAIGKTSDITIDSDTRVYDVAGKTIMPGMVDAHAHIGGFRYGLNAQKHWQFYANLAHGVTTSHDPSANTETVFTLAEMIKSGEMVGPRLYSTGFILYGADGDFKAVVNSLDDARSSIRRTKAFGALSVKSYNQPRREQRQQILQAAREEGIFVVPEGGSTFYHNMTMIMDGHTGIEHNIPIAPVYKDVITLWSNSNTGYTPTLIVNYAGMSGEYYWYQTTNVWENEKLLKYTPRSIVDARSRHRTMVPMEEYENGHILTSKTAKALSDAGVKVNLGAHGQLQGLGAHWELWMLQQGGMTNHEALQAATINGAEYLGIGNDVGSLKVGKLADLIVLDKNPLDDIQNSNSVKYTMVNGRLYDTETMNEIGNTIKNRTKFYWENNNYNQAFPWHEEAQSFTQPGCGCVVGHN
- a CDS encoding pyridoxamine 5'-phosphate oxidase family protein, whose translation is MDITKNWKAIRNHFNKSFKSNLHVSIASVNSNNLPTVTPVGTLFLNGDQTGFYFEKYISKLPENAKSNNNICVLAVNSNKWFWLKSLYKLKFNNYPALKLYGKLGTKREASEIEISRLKKRMKSTNSLKGNKYLWGDMVHVREISFTNVEKVNIGKMTAHL